CATGCTCTTTGATGTCCCAAAGCGCTCGCTCATATACAATGGCAATAGGGGAGTTAAGATATAGAAAGCAAAGAATAGCGAGAAGTTGGCTATCATCACCTTGATATAATTCCTATTCCATAGTTTTTCCATTTTTATGCTGCCCGAATATAGATTCTTACCCGATGAATTCGTTAAAATCTGACACCAAACATCACTGAGCAATACCAGTCTGCCGTTGTAATTTTTAAGCCGGAATTAGAATGGAAACGTAAATTATTTACTTTGCCGTCTGCACGTACAACAAAGCGGTCGTTGATATTATAATTAACAGAACATCTAAAAATACTCGCAAAAGAAATGTCATGTTTTGAATTTACTTTTTCCAGGATATGAATTGTGTCTTCTTCACCATTCTCGTCTTTAGTTGTATAATCCCATCCTACTAAATTATTATTGTGGATAATAACTGTTGGCATAGCAGATAAATGGAGCAGAATTTTTCCTCCTTTGATGGAATAATTATATCCGTAGCCAAATCCTACGGCAGCCTGAACCACGTAAATTTCAGTTACATCATCAAGATTGTCGACAAAGCTGGGTGATACATTCTGGAGCTTTGAATGCATGTAACTGCCCACAATTAATAATGAGCCTGCGCTGTGTTTCTGGATAACAGTAGGAGATTTAGTCGCTGAAAAAGAGAACTTGCGGGAATTAAGTATTACATAAAAATCCAAAAAAGTTGTTTTGACATTTATGTTACCCTTTGCTACCTTGATTGGCTCATCTAATACTGGCAATTCTACTGTGCCGTGCATGGCATTAGTAGAATGATTTCTGAATTCAGCGCCCCATGCTCTATCAAAATACGAGAATGAAATGTCAGAGTTGTATGCTTTATGTAAATCCTTTGTATAACTAAGCAAAAGTCCGCGATAGCCAAGTTTCACCGTAGCCTGTCCTTGGAGGAGTGAATTCATTTTAATGTCCATATCTCCAAAATTAAGAAGTCCCCTGCCAGTCACTTTAGTATTGATTCCGGCAAAGTTTGCTGATAAACTTCCAAAAAAGCCATTCTTTGGAAGACCTACATAGGCTGTGTCGCATCCTTCAATACAACTTTTATCCAGGTAGTCCTTAGCCCATTCAATTTGTCTGCCCACAAAAGTTTTTTCTTTTTTTGTTTGCGCCTTGCATGGCAAGCTTGCCAAACTAATGATTGTTAAAAACAGTGTAAACTTTTTCATTTCAGTCTATGCTTAATTGGAGAATGGGTCTTCTGGTTTTAGTAGTTGCGATAAAATTCCGCAACGGTCTCTATTCCCTTGAAGAAGAAATCAAGCATGCAACTCTCATTAGGTGAGTGGATTGCATTTTGCTCTAATCCAAAGCCCATTAGAATTGTTTTTGCACCCAGCACTTGCTCAAATGTGGAGATGATAGGGATGCTCCCTCCGCGGCGAGCTGCAAGAGGCTTCTTTCCAAATGCAATGCCCATGGCTTTTTCCGCAACTTTGTAAGCGGGCAAATCAATAGGGCACAAGTAGCCGTTGCCTCCATGTGAAGGAGTAACTTTGACCTTGACGGTTTTAGGTGCTATGCTTGTAAGATAATCTGCGAACATTTTGGAAATTTTTTCCGGGTTCTGATGTGCAACCAGGCGTGTGGAAACTTTTGCGTAAGCCTTTGAAGGCAAGACAGTTTTGCTGCCCTCGCCTGTATACCCTCCCCATATTCCGCAGATGTCAAAAGATGGGCGGCAGCTGTTGCGCTCTAATGTAGAATACCCTTTTTCTCCCGACAGTTCATCAACTCCAATTGCGGCTTTATATTTTTTCTCATCAAATGGAATTTGCGCAATCATTTTTCTCTCCTCGGCTGAAAGGTCCTGGACATCATCATAAAACCCCGGAATTGTTATTCTCCCGTTTGCATCAATCATCCCCGCCATTAGTTTGCAAAGTTCATTAATAGGGTTTGCAACAGCGCCTCCAAAATGTCCCGAGTGCAAATCTCTGTTCGGCCCTGTAACCTCTACATTCCAGTAAGCCAGGCCTCTAAGACCCGTCGTGAGAGAAGGAGTGTCTGCTCCAACCATTGTGGTATCTGATACAAGAATGATATCAGCTTTCAGCAAATCTTTATGCGTTTTGCAAAATTGCTCCAGGTTTGGAGAGCCAATTTCTTCTTCTCCTTCAAAAATAAATTTCACATTGCAATGCAGCAATCCTTCTTTAAGAGCTATCTCAAATCCCTTTACTTGCATCATTGACTGGCCTTTATCATCATCAGCGCCTCTGCCCCAAATTCTGCCATCTTTAATCTCCGGCTCAAACGGTTTTGTCTTCCACAGCTCCAGCGGCTCCGCAGGCATGACATCATAATGAGCGTAAACCAGAACGGTAGGCAGTGAGGAATCTAATTTTTTCTCTGCGTAAACAATTGGATTTCCGGCAGTTGGCATAATCTCCGCTTTGTCCGCTCCGGAAGAAAGCAGAAGCTCCGTCCACCTTTGGGCACACTTTAACATATCCTCATGATGCTCTTTTACAGGGCTCACGGATGGTATTCTAAGTAATGAGAACAGCTCATTAAGAAAGCGTTCTTTATTTGCGTTTATGTATTCTTTAATTTCCATATTAAAATTTTTTATTCCTGTTATGTTTTGGGTTTTGATTTTCTACTTGGGCAAAAATATATCAATTTTACAACCCTCTTTATATGAGGAATCTATAGATATTTTGCCACCTAATTTCTCAACAATTGTTTTGCAAATTGAGAGCCCAAGACCATTACCCCATACAAAAGTGTTAATCTTTGTAAAGCGCTCAAACACCCACTCGGTTTTATCTGCCGGAATTCCGGGTCCTGTATCTTTGACATAAACGTGCAGGCGGGAAGCCTCTGTGTCATAGCCTAATGTAATATTGCCGCTCTTTGTGAATTTTGCAGCATTCTCCAGCAAATGTGTAATAACTTGTGTGATGCGTTCATTGTTGCTGTTGATACTCAATTCTCTGTCTCTGGGCTTATAAATCATCTCTACATTTTTTGAAATATTTCCGGAAGCATTTTTAATAGCTGAAAGGCAGCAATCATTAATCTTCACCGGAGATTCTTCTATAGAGCAACTCTCCAAATCTGAGACATTCAGCATATTATCTACTATGTGAAGAAGACGTGAACTGTTCTCTTTTATAATGTCCGCATACTGTTTTTGCTCCTCATTATTAGGCTCAATCATTTGAGAAAATCCGACAATGCTGTTAAGAGGAGTTCTAACTTCATGAGATATATTGTGAATGAAATCATTCTTAATGCTGTTTAATTTATCCACATGCCTGTACGCTTTTTGCAGCTCAACATTAGATTGATGCAGCTTCCTGTTCATCCTTCGCAAGTAAATAATAAAAATTATTGCAGCCGCAAATACAATAAGGATAAAAATAGTTATTAGCGTAAGCATCTGAAATCTATAGTGTTCCGCCTTTGCTCCAAGTTCGCTCTTTTCAATTTCAGCTTTATTTAGGTTTAGTTTTACCGCATATTCGCTAGTCTTAAATTCATCTGCCTGGCGTTGCAGGGAGTCATTTTTTGAAATACTCTTTTCATAAAAGGCGCACGCTGTTTTATAGTCTCCCAATCCCATGGATATTTTAGCGCCCATTAATGTATTCCTCACATCCTCAGAACTCTGCCCTATGTCATTAAACGCTTTTGCCATTTTGTTCCTGGCCTCATTTGCCTTGGAATATTCTTTAAGTTTAAAATAGTACTCTGCTTCCATTTGATAAGAATATGCCAAAAGAGGTGCAGATTTGTAGCTCTTTAATTTTTCAATTTGCAGTTTTGCATTTGTTAAGTCGTTGATACCCAAGTAGTATTTGCACCACGTTATTGTGGCAAAGCGCATATCATTATTCCCGACAGCTGGCGAATACATTCCGTCATGAGCTAGAGTGGAATCACATTTTTTCAGATAGGGCAGCGCCTCTTTAAACTTGCCGTCGCATACAAGATATTCTGCGGCGCATGAGTAAATGTTGGCAAGATTATAGTGATAGCTCTCCTTTTTAGTGATTTGTTTGCAAAAATCGCACAGTTCAATAGCCTTGACGGCAGCTTGTTTGTACATTCCAAGAGAGTAATAAAGCAATAGAATATTATAGTTTGCCTCAACTATAACCGGTTTATCTTTGGAGGTGTTTAAAATTGAGCGGCATAGCGCAACTGCTTTGACAGGATTGCCAACAAATTGGTAATAGCTTATTATGTTGAACTTAGCACCAATAATATCAGTTTCATTCATTTTCTCCCGCTCCATTATGGAAAGTGCATGTTCTGCAGAATCTATTTGCGGAGAAAGTGTGGTAAAATAATAAATTTTAAAGTAGTATCCCCATGATATGCAGTCTTTTACCTTGCTCTTTCTGGCTGCTGCAAAGTACGTATTGACATCATAAAGGTTGCATTCTGTTGAGCGCTTAATGCACTCCTCCCTCATCTTTGCCATATAGGGAGGCCACTTCTCAAACCGCTGTTTCTCATTTGTTTGTGCAAAAGATAAAGGGTAAGAAGTTAAGCACAAAAGCACCAGCACTGCAATTTTTTTAATGCCTGTCATAAAAATAAATCGTGTAATTATGTCAAGTTTAGGTTTACTATACAAAACTACAAAGAAAAGTTATAAATTGCACCTTGTATCGCGATAGTATTTTTGTCGCAAAAAAAAAATTACTATGAACAGAAATGTCTTAATATCAGCGGCCTTGTCCGTACTTTTAGTTTTTAGCTTTTCATCTGCTGCTAATGCGCAGAGTAAAAAATTTACAAAAGAGGAGCAGAAATGTATTGCAGATTTGCATGAGGCAATGAATGGGGAGCTGACAGCCAGCGTTAAATATGCAGATTATGCTAAGCAGGCTGATAAGGAGAAACTCTCTTCTATTGCAGCTTTGTTTAGAGCAACGTCGCGCGCGGAAGGCATTCATTTGGAGAACCATAGAAAGGCCCTTGCGGATTTGGGCGCTCCGGCGTACAAACCAAAGGTCCAGAAATACACTGTTAAAAAGACTGCAGCCAATCTAAAGGAAGTTATTGCGGCTGAAAAATATGAGTCATCCAAGATGTACCCAAAATTTAAATATGATGCAATGGTTTGCAGTGCGGAGAAAGCTGTAAACAGTTTCAGATATGCAAGGAGCGCAGAAGAAACTCATGCAAAACTTTATGCGCAAGCTCTTGCGCAAATATCTCATCCGGAGAAACTTGCATCTGTTTACTATTTATGTCCGACATGCGGCGGAGTGTACACTTCCAGACCTCCAAAAGAGTGCGAAATCTGCGGAGAACCCTCTTCAAAATTTCTTGTAATAAAGTAATTACCAAAATAAAACAAACTGCGTATAACAAAATTACACGCAGTTTATTATGAGTGTTTTAAGTAACTCTTGCTAGTGATATTACTTTTTTACAACAACATTGTTCTTGTCAAGCACAAGCTCAATTGTTCCGCCTATTTTTATTTGCATGGAGATAATGGCCTCTGAAACAGGGTCTTCTATCAATTTCTGAATAGCTCTCTTTAGAGGGCGCGCTCCATATTGAGGATCATATCCTGCGCCAGCCACAAATTTCTTTGCAGCAGGAGAAATTTTAAGCTTATACCCAATCTCCTCTACGCGTGCATAAACTCCTTTAAGCTCTATATCTATAATCTTCTCTAAATCAGCCTTTGTCAGAGGGTTGAAAAGAATCTGCTCATCCAGCCTGTTAAGAAATTCAGGCGAGAAAGTTTTCTTTATAGCCTTATCAATAATCTCTCTGTTTTTACCGGCAACATCTCTCTTGGTGGCCGTTGCATATCCAACTCCCGCTCCAAAATCCTTAAGCTCCTTGCTCCCTATGTTTGAGGTCATTATGAGAATCGTATTCTTAAAGTCTATGCTTCTTCCGTTACTGTCTGTAAGCCTTCCTTCATCCAAAACCTGCAACAGCAAATTGAAAATATCGGGATGCGCTTTCTCTATTTCATCCAGCAGCACAACGCTGTACGGTTTGCGGCGCACTTTCTCAGAAAGTTCTCCCCCCTCATTGTATCCTACATATCCCGGAGGCGCTCCAATTAAACGGCTTACGGAGAATTTCTCCATAAATTCGCTCATATCCACTCTTATCAGAGCATCCTCTGTATCAAACAGGTAGCGAGCCAGCACTTTTGCCAGCTGAGTCTTGCCAACTCCGGTAGGGCCTAAGAATATAAAGGTCCCGATAGGTTTATTTGGGTCTTTAAGTCCCGCTCTGTTTCTTTGAATTGCACGTGTAACTTTCTCAACAGCATCATCTTGTCCAATAATGCTCTCTTTAAGAACTTTGCTCATGCTTGCAAGACGCATGCTCTCGCTCTGCGCAAGACGCTGGATGGGAATCTTGGTGGTCATGCTCAAAACAGCCTCTATATCACCCTTATCCACAACAGCCGGCTTTTTATCTTGCTTTGCGCACCATTTTTCCTTTGCTTTTTTCAAATCATCTGCCTTCTCCTTAAGCATGTCGCGATATAGTGCGGCCTTCTTAAAGTCCTGTGCCGTAACTGCTTCCGTCTTTTCCTTCTCTATTACGGATATAGCATCTTCCATATCTGCCACATTCTTTGGCACTTTTAGATTTTTAATATGGGCGCGGCTCCCAGCCTCATCCAATATATCAATGGCTTTATCAGGCAGGAATCTGTCTGATATGTATCTCTGACTTAAAGATATACAGCTTTTAAGAGCATCCTCAGTATACACCACGTTGTGGTGCTCCTCATAGCGTACTTTTATATGCTCCAGAATATTAAGAGTTTGCTTAAAATCCGTCGGTTCAATCATTACCTTCTGAAATCTTCTTTCCAACGCTCCGTCTTTCTCTATGACTTCTCTGAACTCATCCAGCGTAGTTGCTCCAATGCATTGAATCTCACCTCTTGCCAGGGCCGGCTTAAGCATATTGGCAGCATCAAGTGAACCTGCTGCGCCGCCCGCTCCAACCAGCGTGTGCATTTCATCAATGAAGAGAATAATATTGTCAGTTTTTCTAATCTCATTAAGAATAGACTTCATCCTCTCCTCAAATTGACCGCGGTATTTTGTCCCGGCAACAATGCTCCCTATATCAAGTGAAAAAATCTTTTTATCCAGCAGAGAAAAAGAAACCTCCTTATTTGCAATTCTTAATGCAAGTCCCTCTGCAATAGCACTTTTGCCAACTCCGGGCTCGCCAATCAGGATAGGATTATTCTTCTTTCTCCTCCCCAGAATTTGGGCAACTCTCTCAATCTCTTTTTCACGCCCTACGACAGGGTCAAGCTTTCCCTCTGCCGCAGCTTTTGTCAAATTGTAGCCAAAGCTGTCAAGCACAGGGGTTCCGGATGAACCATTTTTATTCCCGACAGGTTTTTTCCCGCCTCCGTTTTCTCCCTGTCCGTTATTCATATTATCCTCATTATCAGGATCATTTCCTTCTTGTTTGTTAAGCATATTAAATAAATTTCCCACTGCATCAGCCGCGCTGTTCGCCACATTGTCAATAAAGCTCTTTGCGTCAAAATTATCACCGGGTATGGCATCAAAAAATCCGTTGTTTTGATGCTGGTCGGAAGGACCTAAGTATTTGGATTTTACAATATCGTAGTCAATTCCTTTAGTCTGAAGATAGTCTATTGCCGCACTCTCTTGTCCGCGCATGATGGCAAGCAAAAGATGCAGTGCATCAGGTTCCGGCGCATGCAAGCTTCTTGCCTCTAAAAACATAACTTTAAGAGCATTGCTGCTTGCTGCGGAGAGAGCTATGTTGGCATCGCTGTCGGGAGGAATAGGCTGATCCCTTCTTATTACATTTTCTATGGTCTCTTTTAGTTCTGGAATTTTGACTCCAAGCTCAGATAATCTTCTTAAAGCGCTGTTGTCCCCGTGGCGTATCATGCCAAGTATAAGGTGGTCAGTAGTAAGTACATAACTGCCCAAACGCATTGCTTCCTCTTTTGCATAAGCAATGATGGCGTTTAGATTGTCAGGTATCTCTATATGCATGGGTATATGTAAATTTCCGCTAAGTTAAGAATAAAGAGCGGACTACGGTTTAAATGTTGATAACTTGTCCCGAATTTGGCCCTTCCGGAGCTTCTTTTTTTGCAAAAAAATGAGTAATTTTGAAACTTCTAAAACGGGCCCAAGGAGGCCTATAAAAAATAGTAAAAGAATGGACGAGAACAAGGATCAGAAAAACACTGGAGCCCAGGGAGAAGGGGAGAACCAGGAGAACGAGAATCTGGATAGCCGGGAGCAGGGGAAAATTCAGAAAATTAACATTGAGGATCAGATGAAAACGGCGTACATAGATTACTCTATGTCCGTTATTGTTGCCAGAGCGCTACCCGATGTTAGAGACGGTCTTAAGCCGGTTCACCGCAGAATCTTATTTGATATGGGCGAACTTGGCATTACTGCCGGCGGTCAGACTAAGAAATCTGCACGTATTGTCGGAGATGTACTAGGTAAATACCATCCTCATGGAGATGCCAGCGTTTATGATGCAATGGTAAGATTAGCTCAGAGCTGGAGCATGAGATATATGCTTGTCTTCGGACAAGGAAACTTTGGTTCCGTCGGAGGAGATCCTCCTGCGGCTCAGCGTTATACGGAGGCCAAGCTTACTCCAATGGGAGAAGAAATTCTTAAAGACCTGGATAAGAACACCGTAGATTTTATTCCAAATTTTGACGGCGAGTTTCAGGAGCCGCTGGTATTGCCTGCAAAGGCGCCGCTTTTGCTGCTTAACGGAGCAAGCGGAATTGCTGTTGGAATGGCAACCAATATGCCGCCTCACAATCTTAATGAAGTTTGCGACGGTATCATTGCATACATAGATAACAATGATATCACCACAGATGAGCTGATGCAATATATTAAAGGACCGGATTTCCCGACAGGAGGTACAATCCTTGGCCTTCAAGGAATTAAGGAGGCTTATGAGACCGGCAGAGGAAGAGTTATTCTACGCGGCAAGACAGAGGTGGAAATCAATGAGAAGAGCGGAAGAGAAACTATCGTGATAAAAGAGATTCCTTACCTGGTCAATAAGGCGGAACTTCTTCAGCAGATTGCTAATCTTGTGGAGGAGAAGAAGATAGATGATATAGTTTATGTCAATGATGAGAGCGACCGCAAGACTGGAATGAGGCTTGTCGTGAAGCTGAAAGTTGGCGCCATGTCCAGCGTTGTTTTGAACAACTTGTTCAAAATGACCGAGTTGCAGAGCAGTTTCCCTGTTAATAATGTTGCTCTTGCAGACGGGCGTCCAAGACTTCTGAATTTAAAGCAGCTTATTAAATACTTTGTCCGCCACAGACATGATGTTGTTGTAAGGCGCTCAAAATTTGAACTTAAGAAGGCCGAGGATAGAGACCATATTGTTGTTGGTTTGCTAATTGCGCTGGATAATATTGATGAAGTTATAAATATTATCCGTTCATCTAAGACAGTTGATGAAGCTAAGGCCAGATTGATAGAGAAGTTCAAATTATCAGATATCCAGGCATCTGCAATTGTTGAGATGAGATTGAGACAGCTGACCGGACTGGAGAGAGGTAAGCTGGAGGATGAGAGAAAAGAGCTGGAAGCTACTATCAAGAGATTAAAAGATATCCTTGCAGACATCAATTTGCAGATGGGCATAATTAAAGATGAACTGCTGGATTTGAAGAAACGTTTTGGAGATGCAAGACGTACAGATATAGTCCCGATGGAGGGCGAATTTAATCCGGAAGACTTCTATGCCGATGAGGATGTGGTAATTACGATATCTCATCTTGGCTATATTAAGAGAACGCCGCTTGCAGACTACAAGCTTCAGAACAGAGGCGGCATAGGCTCAAAAGGAAGTTCTACCAGGGATGAGGATTTCATTGAGCACATCTATGTTGCCAATATGCACAGTACGATGCTGTTCTTCACAAAGAACGGAAGATGCTTCTGGCTAAAGGTTTACAACATTCCTGAAGGAAACAAGACCAATAAGGGAAGAGCTATTCAGAATGTACTTAGCATAGAGAATGGAGATAGCGTTCGCGCATACATTAATGTGAAGACATTGGAAGATGCTGATTACATTAAGAATAATTACGTTGTTCTTGGAACAAAGAACGGTGTTGTAAAGAAGACAATGCTGGAGGAGTATTCACACCCAAGAACTACAGGAGTTAATGCGGTGAATATCAGGGAGGGAGATGAACTTCTGGATGCAATTCTTACTAACGGCAGCAGCCAAATTATGGTTGCGGCAAAAGAGGGCAAGTGCGTAAGATTTGAGGAGAGCGGAGTGAGAGCTATTGGAAGAACCGGCACCGGAGTAAGAGGCATTAATATAGAGGAAGGTAATGAGGTCATTGGGCTTATTGCTGTTGACCCCGAATCTGTTAAGAATAATAATGAGACAATTCTGGTTGTCAGCGAGAACGGATATGGCAAGAGAAGTGATTTGGATGACTACAGAATTACCCACAGAGGAGGCAAAGGCGTAAAGACAATTAACATTACTGAAAAGACTGGCAAACTTATTGCTCTTAAGGTGGTAAGTGATGAAAATGACCTGATGATTATTAATAAATCAGGCATTACCATCAGAGTTGCGGCATCTGACATTAGAGTTGCCGGACGTGCTACTCAGGGAGTTAAACTTATTAATATTAGGGCAAAGGACAGTATTGCAGCAG
The window above is part of the Bacteroidales bacterium genome. Proteins encoded here:
- a CDS encoding ATP-binding protein encodes the protein MTGIKKIAVLVLLCLTSYPLSFAQTNEKQRFEKWPPYMAKMREECIKRSTECNLYDVNTYFAAARKSKVKDCISWGYYFKIYYFTTLSPQIDSAEHALSIMEREKMNETDIIGAKFNIISYYQFVGNPVKAVALCRSILNTSKDKPVIVEANYNILLLYYSLGMYKQAAVKAIELCDFCKQITKKESYHYNLANIYSCAAEYLVCDGKFKEALPYLKKCDSTLAHDGMYSPAVGNNDMRFATITWCKYYLGINDLTNAKLQIEKLKSYKSAPLLAYSYQMEAEYYFKLKEYSKANEARNKMAKAFNDIGQSSEDVRNTLMGAKISMGLGDYKTACAFYEKSISKNDSLQRQADEFKTSEYAVKLNLNKAEIEKSELGAKAEHYRFQMLTLITIFILIVFAAAIIFIIYLRRMNRKLHQSNVELQKAYRHVDKLNSIKNDFIHNISHEVRTPLNSIVGFSQMIEPNNEEQKQYADIIKENSSRLLHIVDNMLNVSDLESCSIEESPVKINDCCLSAIKNASGNISKNVEMIYKPRDRELSINSNNERITQVITHLLENAAKFTKSGNITLGYDTEASRLHVYVKDTGPGIPADKTEWVFERFTKINTFVWGNGLGLSICKTIVEKLGGKISIDSSYKEGCKIDIFLPK
- a CDS encoding rubrerythrin family protein, whose protein sequence is MNRNVLISAALSVLLVFSFSSAANAQSKKFTKEEQKCIADLHEAMNGELTASVKYADYAKQADKEKLSSIAALFRATSRAEGIHLENHRKALADLGAPAYKPKVQKYTVKKTAANLKEVIAAEKYESSKMYPKFKYDAMVCSAEKAVNSFRYARSAEETHAKLYAQALAQISHPEKLASVYYLCPTCGGVYTSRPPKECEICGEPSSKFLVIK
- a CDS encoding dipeptidase — encoded protein: MEIKEYINANKERFLNELFSLLRIPSVSPVKEHHEDMLKCAQRWTELLLSSGADKAEIMPTAGNPIVYAEKKLDSSLPTVLVYAHYDVMPAEPLELWKTKPFEPEIKDGRIWGRGADDDKGQSMMQVKGFEIALKEGLLHCNVKFIFEGEEEIGSPNLEQFCKTHKDLLKADIILVSDTTMVGADTPSLTTGLRGLAYWNVEVTGPNRDLHSGHFGGAVANPINELCKLMAGMIDANGRITIPGFYDDVQDLSAEERKMIAQIPFDEKKYKAAIGVDELSGEKGYSTLERNSCRPSFDICGIWGGYTGEGSKTVLPSKAYAKVSTRLVAHQNPEKISKMFADYLTSIAPKTVKVKVTPSHGGNGYLCPIDLPAYKVAEKAMGIAFGKKPLAARRGGSIPIISTFEQVLGAKTILMGFGLEQNAIHSPNESCMLDFFFKGIETVAEFYRNY
- a CDS encoding DUF4421 domain-containing protein; the protein is MKKFTLFLTIISLASLPCKAQTKKEKTFVGRQIEWAKDYLDKSCIEGCDTAYVGLPKNGFFGSLSANFAGINTKVTGRGLLNFGDMDIKMNSLLQGQATVKLGYRGLLLSYTKDLHKAYNSDISFSYFDRAWGAEFRNHSTNAMHGTVELPVLDEPIKVAKGNINVKTTFLDFYVILNSRKFSFSATKSPTVIQKHSAGSLLIVGSYMHSKLQNVSPSFVDNLDDVTEIYVVQAAVGFGYGYNYSIKGGKILLHLSAMPTVIIHNNNLVGWDYTTKDENGEEDTIHILEKVNSKHDISFASIFRCSVNYNINDRFVVRADGKVNNLRFHSNSGLKITTADWYCSVMFGVRF
- the gyrA gene encoding DNA gyrase subunit A; this encodes MKTAYIDYSMSVIVARALPDVRDGLKPVHRRILFDMGELGITAGGQTKKSARIVGDVLGKYHPHGDASVYDAMVRLAQSWSMRYMLVFGQGNFGSVGGDPPAAQRYTEAKLTPMGEEILKDLDKNTVDFIPNFDGEFQEPLVLPAKAPLLLLNGASGIAVGMATNMPPHNLNEVCDGIIAYIDNNDITTDELMQYIKGPDFPTGGTILGLQGIKEAYETGRGRVILRGKTEVEINEKSGRETIVIKEIPYLVNKAELLQQIANLVEEKKIDDIVYVNDESDRKTGMRLVVKLKVGAMSSVVLNNLFKMTELQSSFPVNNVALADGRPRLLNLKQLIKYFVRHRHDVVVRRSKFELKKAEDRDHIVVGLLIALDNIDEVINIIRSSKTVDEAKARLIEKFKLSDIQASAIVEMRLRQLTGLERGKLEDERKELEATIKRLKDILADINLQMGIIKDELLDLKKRFGDARRTDIVPMEGEFNPEDFYADEDVVITISHLGYIKRTPLADYKLQNRGGIGSKGSSTRDEDFIEHIYVANMHSTMLFFTKNGRCFWLKVYNIPEGNKTNKGRAIQNVLSIENGDSVRAYINVKTLEDADYIKNNYVVLGTKNGVVKKTMLEEYSHPRTTGVNAVNIREGDELLDAILTNGSSQIMVAAKEGKCVRFEESGVRAIGRTGTGVRGINIEEGNEVIGLIAVDPESVKNNNETILVVSENGYGKRSDLDDYRITHRGGKGVKTINITEKTGKLIALKVVSDENDLMIINKSGITIRVAASDIRVAGRATQGVKLINIRAKDSIAAVCIVPKSDEKAPADEEAEQSAKDGESGNGAEGEEN
- a CDS encoding ATP-dependent Clp protease ATP-binding subunit, producing the protein MHIEIPDNLNAIIAYAKEEAMRLGSYVLTTDHLILGMIRHGDNSALRRLSELGVKIPELKETIENVIRRDQPIPPDSDANIALSAASSNALKVMFLEARSLHAPEPDALHLLLAIMRGQESAAIDYLQTKGIDYDIVKSKYLGPSDQHQNNGFFDAIPGDNFDAKSFIDNVANSAADAVGNLFNMLNKQEGNDPDNEDNMNNGQGENGGGKKPVGNKNGSSGTPVLDSFGYNLTKAAAEGKLDPVVGREKEIERVAQILGRRKKNNPILIGEPGVGKSAIAEGLALRIANKEVSFSLLDKKIFSLDIGSIVAGTKYRGQFEERMKSILNEIRKTDNIILFIDEMHTLVGAGGAAGSLDAANMLKPALARGEIQCIGATTLDEFREVIEKDGALERRFQKVMIEPTDFKQTLNILEHIKVRYEEHHNVVYTEDALKSCISLSQRYISDRFLPDKAIDILDEAGSRAHIKNLKVPKNVADMEDAISVIEKEKTEAVTAQDFKKAALYRDMLKEKADDLKKAKEKWCAKQDKKPAVVDKGDIEAVLSMTTKIPIQRLAQSESMRLASMSKVLKESIIGQDDAVEKVTRAIQRNRAGLKDPNKPIGTFIFLGPTGVGKTQLAKVLARYLFDTEDALIRVDMSEFMEKFSVSRLIGAPPGYVGYNEGGELSEKVRRKPYSVVLLDEIEKAHPDIFNLLLQVLDEGRLTDSNGRSIDFKNTILIMTSNIGSKELKDFGAGVGYATATKRDVAGKNREIIDKAIKKTFSPEFLNRLDEQILFNPLTKADLEKIIDIELKGVYARVEEIGYKLKISPAAKKFVAGAGYDPQYGARPLKRAIQKLIEDPVSEAIISMQIKIGGTIELVLDKNNVVVKK